In a single window of the Gossypium hirsutum isolate 1008001.06 chromosome D02, Gossypium_hirsutum_v2.1, whole genome shotgun sequence genome:
- the LOC107908915 gene encoding probable carboxylesterase 7, which translates to MESAASEILIDGAPFFRLYKYGRIKRLSGTENVPPGLDPKTNVESKDVLYSQEIAQSVRIYVPGTVVTSAQKLPLLVYFHGGGFCIESAFSPTYHNYLNALVAEAKIVAVSVNYRRSPEHPLPAAYDDSWTALKWVASHYIGTGPEQWLNHYVDFANVYLSGDSAGANISHHLAVKITNEKLDGMNLVGIILNHPFFWGKEPVGDEVKKPAIREKMEGIWRLAYPTTSGSDDPWINPIDDQSFGRFLGCKRVLVCVAEKDVMRHRGWYYCEKLKNSEWGGEVEMMEAQGEDHVFHLNKPNCPNAVAMLKKVAEFINQVTKRRRASGGQSKL; encoded by the exons ATGGAATCCGCCGCATCGGAGATACTCATAGACGGCGCTCCTTTTTTTCGCTTATACAAGTACGGTCGCATCAAAAGGCTTTCAGGTACCGAAAACGTCCCTCCAGGCCTCGACCCCAAAACCAACGTTGAATCCAAAGACGTCCTTTACTCCCAAGAAATCGCCCAATCCGTAAGGATTTACGTTCCCGGAACCGTCGTCACCTCCGCCCAGAAACTCCCTCTCCTCGTGTACTTCCACGGCGGAGGCTTCTGCATAGAAAGCGCCTTCTCTCCTACGTATCACAATTACTTAAACGCCTTAGTCGCCGAAGCTAAAATCGTCGCTGTTTCAGTCAATTACCGGAGATCCCCCGAGCACCCACTTCCCGCCGCGTACGACGATTCATGGACCGCCCTTAAATGGGTCGCTTCCCATTACATCGGAACCGGTCCTGAACAGTGGTTGAACCACTACGTTGACTTTGCAAATGTTTATCTCTCAGGGGATAGCGCCGGTGCCAACATATCCCATCATCTCGCCGTTAAAATCACCAACGAAAAGCTCGACGGTATGAATCTCGTCGGTATCATTTTAAACCATCCATTTTTTTGGGGCAAAGAACCGGTTGGCGATGAGGTTAAGAAACCAGCTATAAGGGAAAAAATGGAAGGGATTTGGCGATTGGCGTATCCTACAACAAGCGGATCCGATGATCCATGGATAAACCCCATTGATGATCAAAGCTTTGGGAGGTTCTTGGGATGTAAAAGGGTACTGGtttgtgttgcagaaaaggatgtAATGAGACACAGGGGCTGGTACTATTGCGAGAAGTTGAAGAACAGTGAGTGGGGTGGTGAAGTGGAGATGATGGAGGCTCAAGGAGAAGACCATGTGTTCCATTTAAACAAACCCAACTGCCCAAATGCTGTGGCTATGCTGAAAAAAGTTGCAGAGTTCATTAACCAGG TAACAAAACGAAGAAGAGCAAGTGGCGGACAATCAAAATTATAA
- the LOC107908916 gene encoding probable carboxylesterase 12 — protein MEPTASEIRIDFAPMFRVYQDGRIERLLGTQTVPPGLDPKTNVESKDVVYSQETAQCVRIYVPGTVFTSAQKLPLLVYFHGRGFCIETAFSPTYRNYLNALVSEAKIVAVSVDYRRAPEHPIPAAYDDSWTALKWVASHYDGNGPEQWLNRYADFENVYLSGDSAGANIAHHIAIKTSKEKLDGMNLVGMILSLPYFWGKEPVGDEDKNPAVWAEIEGIWRLASPTTSGSDDPLINPIDDQSFGRFLGCKRVLICVAENDILKYRGWYYCEKLKNSGWDGEVEVVEAEGEDHVFHLSKPCCSNAVAKLKKVAEFMNQGKA, from the coding sequence ATGGAACCCACCGCATCGGAAATCCGCATCGACTTCGCTCCGATGTTTCGGGTATACCAGGACGGTCGCATCGAGAGGCTTTTAGGCACTCAAACTGTTCCACCAGGCCTCGATCCCAAAACCAACGTCGAATCCAAAGACGTCGTTTACTCCCAAGAAACCGCCCAATGCGTTAGGATTTACGTCCCCGGAACCGTCTTCACCTCCGCCCAGAAACTCCCTCTCCTCGTCTACTTCCACGGCAGAGGCTTCTGCATAGAAACCGCCTTCTCTCCTACGTATCGCAATTACTTAAACGCCTTAGTCTCCGAAGCTAAAATCGTCGCCGTTTCCGTCGATTACCGAAGAGCCCCCGAACACCCTATCCCTGCCGCTTACGACGATTCATGGACTGCCCTTAAATGGGTGGCTTCCCATTACGACGGAAACGGTCCCGAACAGTGGTTGAACCGCTACGCCGACTTCGAAAACGTTTATCTCTCGGGGGATAGCGCCGGTGCCAACATAGCACACCACATCGCCATTAAAACCAGCAAGGAGAAGCTCGACGGTATGAATCTCGTCGGTATGATTTTAAGCCTCCCATATTTTTGGGGCAAAGAACCGGTTGGCGATGAGGATAAGAACCCAGCCGTATGGGCGGAAATCGAAGGGATCTGGCGATTGGCCTCTCCTACAACGAGTGGGTCCGATGATCCATTGATCAACCCCATTGATGATCAAAGCTTTGGGAGGTTCTTAGGGTGCAAAAGGGTACTGATTTGTGTTGCTGAAAACGATATACTGAAATACAGGGGCTGGTACTACTGCGAGAAGTTGAAGAACAGTGGATGGGATGGTGAAGTGGAGGTGGTGGAGGCTGAAGGGGAAGACCATGTGTTCCATTTAAGCAAACCCTGTTGCTCAAATGCTGTGGCTAAGCTGAAAAAAGTTGCAGAGTTCATGAACCAGGGTAAGGCTTAA
- the LOC107908189 gene encoding probable carboxylesterase 12, translating into MAEWPILVHCRPPSMVVVRRSDDGSVNTSHYDGNGPEQWLNRYADFENVYLSGDSAGANIAHHIAIKTSKEKLDGMNLVGMILSHPYFWGKEPVGDEVKNPAVRAKFEGVWRLASPTTSGSDDPLINPIDDQSFERFLGCKRVLICVAENDILKYRGWYYCEKLKNSGWDGEVEVMEAEGEDHVFHLRNSCCSNAVAKLKKVAEFMNQGKA; encoded by the exons ATGGCCGAATGGCCTATTCTTGTGCATTGCCGGCCACCGAGTATGGTGGTGGTGCGGCGGTCAGACGATGGCA gtgTCAACACTTCCCATTACGACGGAAACGGTCCCGAACAGTGGTTGAACCGCTACGCCGACTTCGAAAACGTTTATCTCTCGGGGGATAGCGCTGGTGCCAACATAGCACACCACATAGCCATTAAAACCAGCAAGGAGAAGCTCGACGGTATGAATCTCGTCGGTATGATTTTAAGCCACCCATATTTTTGGGGCAAAGAACCGGTTGGCGATGAGGTTAAGAACCCAGCCGTAAGGGCAAAATTCGAAGGGGTCTGGCGATTGGCCTCTCCTACAACGAGTGGGTCCGATGATCCATTGATCAACCCCATTGATGATCAAAGCTTTGAGAGGTTCTTAGGGTGCAAAAGGGTACTGATTTGTGTTGCTGAAAACGATATACTGAAATACAGGGGCTGGTACTACTGCGAGAAGTTGAAGAACAGTGGGTGGGATGGTGAAGTGGAGGTGATGGAGGCTGAAGGAGAAGACCATGTGTTCCATTTACGCAATTCCTGTTGCTCAAATGCTGTGGCTAAGCTGAAAAAAGTTGCAGAGTTCATGAACCAGGGTAAGGCTTAA
- the LOC121214588 gene encoding probable carboxylesterase 13 — MEPTASEIRIDIPPLIRVYQDGRIERLLGTQTVPPGLDPKTNVESKDVVYCQETGQCVRIYVPGTVVTSTQELPLLVYFHGGRFCIETAFSPTYHNYLNALVSESKIVAVSVDYRRAPEHAIPAAYDDSWTALKWVASSHFQPI, encoded by the exons ATGGAACCCACCGCATCGGAAATCCGCATCGACATCCCTCCGTTGATTCGGGTATACCAGGACGGTCGCATCGAGAGGCTTTTAGGCACTCAAACTGTTCCACCAGGCCTCGATCCCAAAACCAACGTTGAATCCAAAGACGTCGTTTACTGCCAAGAAACCGGCCAATGCGTTAGGATTTACGTCCCCGGCACCGTCGTCACCTCCACCCAGGAACTCCCTCTCCTCGTCTACTTCCACGGCGGACGCTTCTGCATAGAAACCGCCTTCTCTCCTACGTATCACAATTACTTAAACGCCTTAGTTTCCGAATCTAAAATCGTCGCCGTTTCCGTCGATTACCGAAGAGCCCCCGAACACGCTATCCCTGCCGCTTACGACGATTCATGGACTGCCCTTAAATGGGTCGCTTcct CCCATTTTCagccaatttaa